The nucleotide sequence ATAGGCTATTCTATTTTTATAACCTTCATAGTGACCGCTGCTTATTGTTTCATAGGTACCAACCAGCACCTACAGAGTTCCAAAAGAGAAGCAGGTCATGGAGGTGGTAAAACAGAGGAACCGTCAGAAGGCAGAGGTATGTTGTGTCTGGTATCTTATTTTAACACCTAGTTTTCTCCTGCACTCCTACATGCAATAAACCCCGGTTTTCTTTTCCACCCACAGAAAGTTCTGTATGAGGCCAACACTCAACAGTTCAAGTGTGCAAACCCACAAAAGTCTGAGCGCACCAAGGTAGGTGAATGTTCCACGTAAGagattttaaaatacattttcttgcttcaaggttttttttcttctatatggGTATCCTGTTTCCATCCAGCTGAATCATACTGTACTGTGATTTACAGAGTGTCATGTCCCAGATTGTACGAAGCCATGACTCCCAACTCAAGTTTGATTCACTCCACACCTCTGGAACCCCAGCCACCCATAGGGTAGCTCTCACATGATACAGAAATCATATACAGTAACTGACAGACACACTTGTCTATGTGCGTGTGTCTATACCCATGTGTATTTCTATATTTCCACCAGCCTAACAACCTGCCCATCAGGCTCAACACCACGGCCATCCTGCGGGAGGGGGCTCTGTATAACCGTCAGGTGGAGGAGGAACTACGCAGGTACGACACAATATAATCCCTGCATCTGTGCCTCCTATATCAGTTGTGCCACTATACTTCAGGAATTAATCACTATGCCGACTGTATAGTTGACATATTTGACATAGAAAACTAGCTGCGCTAGTGTGACACTTATGACGGCAGCTAGAGTGGAGAGGTTTAATAATGTGTGCTGGGTGTGTTACGGTAACACAGGATGGAACAACTTGTGGAGGGGGCGGGCGAGCCCTCCTCGTTCCTGCAGTGGCAGAAGGAGATGCGGGAGTGTGATCTCCAGGAAGAGCTGGCCCAGGTGGAGCGTCGCCGTCTGGAGGGTCGTATCCGCTACGAGGAGGCTGCTCTCCCCCGCACTCGCATCATGGAGCGCAACCAGAAGACTGCACTGCTAAAGAAGGAAGAGGTGTGTGTTATTAGAATTAATTATTAATGTGTTCATAGTGTTATTCAGTTTTGGAATCATTGAATCGTTGAGAAAGGGTAATTGGCTATATTAAGTGTTCCTGTCTTTGTGAGTCTCTTTGATGGAGCCTGTCCTGTTTATGATTGTTGGCAGACTGCCAAGCTGATGCAAAGATACGCAAACAAGCGGTTgcaggaggagaaagagatgagagaccTGGTGCAACAGGTGGCAGATGGACACAAAAACTCTAAAGCAGCTAAAGTGAAGTTGCAGGAGTTCAAACAGCGAATAGGTGACTAAACTATAGCATTACATCACCCCCTGTTcccacatttttatttattttattttacctttatttaactagggatgAGAAATGTACCCTTTCTCAATTACACCTGCTTTGGTGTTGTGGTGCAGCAGACGGTGCTTGGCGAATTGGGGTCTCATTTCTGTGTGCTTTTGTGTACGTTTGCATTCCAGTAAAGGAAGTGTCGGAGCAGAGTGGGGAACTCCTTCGTCAGGCCCTGGAGGAAGCGCAGGCAGAGCTGAGCAGGAAGTTTGAGATTATCTGTCAGATCCGGGCCATTGAGTCTGTCCCCCTCATCAGGCACAAGTTTGTGGATGAAACAGAGGTGAGCAGGGGAATGGATCTTGCCAACATAATAGAGTATAAGTATATTTTGCTGGGTTCTGTCAGGAGAAGGTTGACTTTTATGATGAACAATATACTCTATTCTGACCTCTCCCTGTCAAAGACAGCGGGACATGACCTGCTTGGGGAGATGTCCCTGGCTGAGCTGCGGGAGCGTCTGGCCATGCTGAGGgatgcagagcagagagagcatcaGGACAGGAGGGGGCACATTCTGGAGGACAAGAAGAGCAGGGAGCAGCTTTTGCTGGAGCAGCTGGACACCATCGCCCTCCACAGGACAGCCCTGGGACAGGCTGCTGCACGCAGGTCAGAGCAACTAAGACACTCGCATGCCTGGCTTGCACACAGAAGGCATGTCTGAGATGTACAGTATCCTAATGTGCATATGGTGTGAGGCaggcaggaggagaagagagcaaGGCGGGAGCTGCAGCAGAGAGTAGCCGAGGACGAGAGGGTGGTGGCTTTGCAGAGAAGGCTGGACGAGAGGCAGCAGGAGCACCAGAGGCTGAAGCAGCGCGAGAAAACCAAAGCTAAGATTAGTGAGCAATCTGCCACTCATGCCCTCAAGAGCTGGAATCACAGGAAGGTAAGCATAAACAGAAATAGAAATATTCCAAGCTGTGTTTTGGATTTGCTAGAAGATGTTCAATAACCAGCTTATCACGCTCTCATCccaatcatgtgtgtgtgtgtgtgagcagcaaAAACTGGAGGAACAACACTGGGCAGATTTGGAGCAAAGATTGGAGCGTCAGGTCCAGCAGGAAGCTCCTAACACTCTCTCCCAGAAGAAAAATACTCAAGGCCTAGACATCAACCTCTGAATGTCATTCTCCTAGCATAAGGACCATATTGCATGTTTGTTCCAAGTCTTTGAGAAGCCCTAATTTCATATAACAAGTACAACATGCATTTTGTATTTACTTTTGTTAAGGCTACTACTGCTACTCTTATCAAGAGGATGTCAGCATGTAAAGTtgaaaacaaaaaatattttgttgtGCTCTTATGCCACTGTATAATTTAAAGTGAACCCAAATCTTTGAACTATGTGTTTTATTTCCTTACTTTGATTTTATTTTGTTACATTGGAATGTAACTTGTATGTTCAAGAATACCCATGCATGGGTGAAAATGGGCGCATTCGAAATAGCAGCgagtagagagagactgactgatctacaaatcactctcaatgttatttgtagatcagtcagtcacaaaTTACCCATGATACATCATTCCCGGTTTTGATGCTCTTGAACGCGGTCATGTCTAGGGATCCCGCTAATGTCGACGCAAAATTTACATAGCCATTCGAGTCGCGTTTGGGAGAATTTTTGCATTTTAGTGTACTCTAATTATTTCAACCTGCTAACgttacgttaattatcctaacatgCTATGAAAGTCACTGCTGACAGCGAGCTACTCACATATGCACAGCAGCGACACTACTGCAGTTCATCCAGGTTTGAACCTGAAAGTATCTGTCAGAAAGGTAACCAAACAACATATACATTTGCTTGGTATCTTTCTTTTTATGTACGAATGTTAAAATACTATTTCATACATGGCTGCTTTTTAAACGAATCAAATtacctagttaacgttagctaacggtTTGCCTGTTTTTCTTTTACTTGGCCAGCGAGGGAAAAATATAAACACGTCCGTTAGCTACCTAGCAAAAGGTAGTAAGTAACAACAATTGATTAGTAAGTTAACTAGCGAGCTTGCTAGTTAACTTACTAATCAATTGTTACTAACTACGTTGATGGAAGATACAGGTAAcgttaactgccaaaataatggaaacaccgagtaaatgagggataccaAAGTATATTGATTTCTgatttaattaagcaattaacatcccaccatgtgtaacagtataactttaaaccgtcccctcgttttattggtcgcataacgttacacatatttagcagatgttattgcggctgTAGCAAAAcacatgcagtaatatctaaccataCACAAATCTACaagtaaaataatggaaataagaaatacagaaatatttgcCAGAGCAATGTCGGTGCGGAGTATAACGTTAAAtatgtatgtggtgtgtgtgtgtgagtgagtataTGTGATTGGATGTAAAATGCTGGGCAAGCCATTATTTTCGCAATTTTTGGCTACcatgcatgacaatgcccccatcacTGAATGATTTGatgtgcatgaaaacgatgtaaaccgtATGCCATGGCCAtttcagtcaccagatctcaaccgaTTTGAACAcctatgggagattctggagcggcacctgagactttttacaccaccatcaacagcacaccaaatgatggaatttctcatagAAGAATAATGTCGCatctctccaatagagttccagacacttgtagatatgccaaggtgcattgaggctgttctggctGGTGGTGGCCCAACGCACGTTATGTTGGTGTttgttttattttggcagttacctgtggTGTTAGCTACTTTAGTTATGTAACTTGTAAGTTGAAGTTCCATTATCTGCTATTGTTGTTGCAGGAAGTATAGGCTGTCTATAATGTTACATCCTCAGTGTgtgtaatttatttattttgcagTGACAATACTTTCGCGACAACATGAATGAGGTAAGTCTGTACTCCTTCCCTATTACTCAGACAAACACCTCTTTCCTCTCCCGTTGTCTACTGATGTGTGTTTACACTCTTCTGTTGCTTGACTGTACCCTACCCATATGCATCCAGGCTGAGCAAGATAGAATTGAGATCCCTGATACCAGATGCTCCAACAATACAAATGAAGGCACAGCAGACAGCAGCAACACTTCACGCCTTGAGACCATAGAGGTGCTGGAGAGCAGTGAGTAAAGGCCCATATACACTCCTctccataagtatttggacactGAATCTATTGGaaaaaaatacagtaccagttaaaagtttggacacaactactcattccagggtttttctttatttttttactattttctacattgtagaataatagtgaagacatcaaaactatgaaataacatggaatggaatcatgtagtaagcaaaaaatatatttgagattcttcaaagtagccaccctttgccttgatggcagctttgcacactcttggcgttctctcaaccagcttcatggggaatGCTTTTgaaaccgtcttgaaggagttcccacatatgctgagcacttgttggctgcttttccttcactgcggtccaactcatcccagaccatctcaattgggttgacgtcaggtgattgtggaggccaggtcatctgatgcagcaccatcactctccttattggtcaaatagcccttacagagcccggaggtgtgttttgggctattgttctgttgaaaaacaaatgatagtcccactaagcacaaactagatgggatggtgtatcgctgcagaatgctatggtagccatgtgggttaagtgtgccttgaattctaagtaaatcactgacagtgtcaccagcaaagcacccccacaccaccacctccatgcttcccggtgggaactgcacatgcagagatcatccgttcacctactctgcgtctcacaaggacacggcggttggaaccaaaaatctgaagttttccactggtctaatgtccattgctcatgtttcttggcccaagcaagtctcttcttagtggtgtccttttagtagtggtttctttgcagcaattcgaccatgaaggcctgatttcacacattctcctctgaacagttaatgtttagatgtgtctgttacttgaactctgaagcatttatttgggctgcaatttctgaggctggtaactctaatgaacttatcctctgcagcagaggtaactcagggtcttcctttcctgtggcggtcctcatgagagccagtttcatcatagtgcttgatggtttttgcaactgcacttgaagaaacattcaaagttcttgacattttctggatttactgaccttcatgtcttaaagtaatgatggactgtcgtttctctttgcttatttgagctgctcttgccataatatggacttgttcttttaccaaatagggctgtcttctgtataccacccctaccttgtcacaacacaagtgattggctcaaacgcattaagaaggaaagaaattccagaaattaacttaacaagccacacctgttaattgaaatgcattccaggtgactacctcatgaagctgattgagagaatgcaagagtgtgcaaagctgtcatcaaggcaaagggtggctactttgaagaatctgccACATTATtctattccatgtgttatttcatagttttgatgtattcactattattctacaatgtagaaaatagtaaaaaataaagaagccttgaatgagtaggtgtgtccagacttttgactggtactgtatatattcaagCATTTTGGattttgagatcaaatgtttcatatgaggtgacagtacatAATGTCATCTTTtatatttgagggtattttctaTGGGGTGAATTTAGTGCCAACAGAGATTTGTATTTGAATTCCATAATTTTGAGTTTGTGTTAGGATATTGAATTTTGAATTCCATAATTTTTCATTTATGCTCAATTGAATTAATAAATTAAACTTCtatttcatgatttgaaatgTAATGAATATTGAATTCCGTTTTCAAATTCAATTTGTATATATTCGGTTTCAATATGGTAGATATTGCATTCATTGTATGTATCAAGTTTACAAACTGTCATTTATGTTACTCAAAGTTTCATGTATTCAACTTAGATGCATTCGAAAGTATTTagaccttgacttttttcacattttgttacattacagccttattctaaaatggattaaataaaaccatttcctcatcaatctacacacaataccccataatgacagagcgaaaacaggtttttagaaaatttagcaaatttattcaaatgtaaaaataaatagcttatttacataagttttcagaccctttgctgggatactcgaaattgagttcaggtgcatcttgtttccattgatcatccttgagatttctacaacttgattggagtccacctggaaaggcaaacacctgtctatataaaggtcccacagttgacagtgcatgtcagagaaaaaaccaagccatgaagtcgaaggaattgtctgtagagcgccgagacaggattgtgtcgaggcacagatctgtggaagggtaccaaaaaaatgtctgcagcattgaaggtccccaagaaaccagtggcttccatcattctgaaatggaagaagtttggaaccatcaagactcttcctagagctggccgcccagccaaactgagcaatctgggagaagggtcttggtcaggcaGGTTACCAAGAACCCGAGTGTTACTCTTACAGTGCTCCGGAGTTCCTCTGTAGAcatggagaaccttccagaaggtcaactatctctgcagcactccactaatcaggcctttatggtagagtggcaagacagaagccactcctcagtaaaaggcacatgacagcccgcttggagtttgcttaaaggcacctgaaggactctgaccatgagaaacaagattctctggtctgatgaaaccaagattgaacactttggcctgaatgccaagagtcacatctggaggaaacctggcaccatccctacggtgaagcatggtggtggcagcaacatactgtggatgtttttcagcgccagggactgggagactagttaggatcgagggttTGAGCCAAGTCTCCTGCATGTCATGACTGTGCTAGCCCACCTAGCTAAAACCCATCGAGAGGAGCTCAGGAAGCTAACAAGTCTTGTCTCCAGCAAGGCTACTCATTAAAAGAGCCACATCGGTCACATTTCCCCCACCCTTTGACCTTCTCGTTGAAGAGACCCATCCAAGTCACAGAACccatgcctaggctttagcttagCAGGCTAACACAGGCTTAACCTATgtaacgccgtttgggtctttgcgtgtcaaaaaagatacacgtcaaataacactgaTGCGTTTAATTTGACACATCAAATAACACTTttatattatagaatgttgtgtgtgctgaatttgcacgtgAAAGCCAAGCGCCACAACTAcgatcagtagcactgtcaaagctgtacaaaaaaagtctgcaaacaagcatacaccggccacgaacgatatgtttacaataccgcgttggtaataaggCATTTTGTTCGACCGAATGGGCAAATGTCTGTGTGAGCATTTGAAATAAGATCAGGCACAAAAAAAAGCTAATATCTGTGATACAGATGTTACTAGAAACTTctgggtagctagctaactttagcttggtagctagctagcaccaatGCAACCAGCCtaaaaacaatgaccagtagaaactgcagtaattttcactattcttagcaatgatttcaaatcaaatattatttctcacatgcgccgaatacaagtgtagacttgttaggaatccttgtaagtattagctaggtagccacttgttgttcgcctattgaaattgaacttcagttcatgaaaataactagccagctacttaaccctgttgcccaaagctaacgttataagcagccagctagcttcatctgtaGACttgaccggaccgggttatgttttgtgaagctagccacaataaggattagccacaatagtggaatttgcggttcgctttcaaaataaaagtacctatTTGAAAGTGACgcgaaggttacaattggtggaatcatgccatatttagactagataatgtggagcaatgaaatggggtatcagtctactcggtgacacccacagaacacaactgaagagtttacgcaaatattagcaTTGTAGCTGTTATCGTGGGATTGTGACTGTGTGatatcacctccccagtcagcctattgtgtgtattgacattaaTTTTGCACTGTACAATTTaacctaaggattggggatcaatgaaatggagTATCAGTCTACTCGGTACCCACGTGCTTTTCCCCCAATGTCCTCCTCAGTtatcagcagtggtgtaaagtatttaagtaaaaataatttaaagtactacttaaatagtttttttgcgtgtctgtactttactatttatatttttgacaacttttacttttacttcactacattcctaaagaaaataatgtactttttactccatacattttccctgacaccaaaaagtactcgttacattttgaatgcttagcaggacaggaaaatggtccaattcacacacaagagaacatccctggccatccctactgccttctatctggcagactcactagaCACAAGTGCTTCGTTTGTAAAtcatgttggagtgtgcccctggctttccgtaaataaaaaagtaaaataaaagaaaatagtgccgtctggtttgctaaaTATGATGAATGAAATAATTTTTAATTTTGATACTttagtatatttttgcaattacatttacttttgatagcTTCACacagatgggtccgaccaccattaatcaaataactTTCTTTATAAATTAGCtgtattttagatgacacctagctagatagctagctaactatagctactgaaacagattgtcgttttgctatgtttttggggaagaacattgtttgcatacatcagctagctagcttttttatgaccagcactgtccagACAGAGCTTGGGGAAGGGCAGGTGCGCGGGACAAAACTTTACCAGCGTCATAGCATACTTATcaatgaatcgttgtgacatgaaatacgagtgatggTGTTATCAATGTGTAactacattaaaaaatatatatgaacgTGTTAAATTAAATTGTGACGTGCAGTCATTTTCAAGTCATGATTAGTTAACAAGCTTATTTGACTCGTCAACGTGTTATTTGACGTATCATtattgacacgcaaagacccaaactgcGTTCTATATTAACCCAGTCAGCCACATGTTACCCTTTTATAATTACTAACTTTGCAAAAGACTTGAAACTATGCCTTCAGGTTGCTCATCACATAAGCATGGATCACCAAACCATGCTCttttgatgagtaaccttgctggATCGTGAAGATTTGTATTGGTGTAGCAGATGGGGATCTGTGATACTCGCTTTTTAGACAAGTGTTGCCCCTTATATAATTGAAGAAATACATTTTTAATAGTGTGATAGGCTGGAATGCTTCAGGAGGGCGGTCACGTGTGTTTTCGAGGCATAAATCCTGAGTTCGAGTCTGTCCTTTACAGTGGTGCCACTGGACTTGGATCTACAGTTGCGCTCAGCTCAACCACTGAAGTTGTTGGGGGCTGAATGTCGCAGATGGGGATCTGTGAAACTCAACCATCAGCTTGAAGTGTTGTCCCTTGCACAATTGAACAAGGCCTTTTTCAATAGTGTGGTGGGTTAGAGTCCGgggcatacaatacatttttggtccaccagccactcAGATTTACCAGCCAAAATATTTCAAAATTACACAAACTGAAGTCTGAGCATtctttgtaatgtttctaaaacagtAAATGTACTACTATGGTATATTgaataattacattttttgtgACCTGAGTCTTTCATCTGTGATATTTTAGTTAAGACAAATGTTCATCTGCCCCTTGTAAGGGCAGGAGGTTACCGTCGTTGTGCGACTCAAGTCATGTTTGTGCCTGTGAGATTGTCTGACTTGTAAAAGCATTGTCTTCTCTTCCCTAGCGGTTTGCGTAGTTCTTtgactttgcaattaatttaCCAGCTTTGAAACACAACAGCGGAAATACTTAAACTGCTACTGTGGCATTTATTTtactataaatgtgatcatacttTTTTTATTGAGAAATGCCCAGGTTGGAAATCTTTAGGATGGCGGTCACGTGTTTCCAAGGCAGATCCTGAATGAAATTCTCTATGAGCTGAATGAGGGGGAAAGCAGTACTCTATAAGCAAGCAGCTTGTCGTCCTTTACATAAACTTCCTGAACTTATCCCTATAGGCTTTAGCTAAGTGGGCTAACAGTCTTGTGACATGCAAGAGACCTGGTTCGAACCCAGTCAGCCACAAGATTTAAATAGGGAGTGGAAAGGTTATCCTAAGAAGGGCTGTGACCGGGCTtttcaactatactgaacaaaaatataaatgcaacaggttaagtgttggtcccatgtttcatgagctgaaataaaagatcccagaaat is from Salvelinus namaycush isolate Seneca chromosome 28, SaNama_1.0, whole genome shotgun sequence and encodes:
- the cfap99 gene encoding cilia- and flagella-associated protein 99 encodes the protein MELAILGLYKQLILQKALKNLPDMEHVFLGGAGEDEEVINVDEDEPVQNVTENIIYQSLEHSRGVGEAKRHDQILNLDALDKKFILDIISGCIEQKKLLDVVINVFYAQSGKYLLKADRNQLAIICYFSMFLIDDLGLECFSKVVNSLDIKKMHKFLSFFFNITNLSTWIQGEWSQIYDAAYVERNWIAPLLRWRPEIEILMAQLASRMSRGSQFKKATKKNTEPHEFSLTKSKARPLPALEPIPLQEKHQLVPTSTYRVPKEKQVMEVVKQRNRQKAEKVLYEANTQQFKCANPQKSERTKTHLSMCVCLYPCVFLYFHQPNNLPIRLNTTAILREGALYNRQVEEELRRMEQLVEGAGEPSSFLQWQKEMRECDLQEELAQVERRRLEGRIRYEEAALPRTRIMERNQKTALLKKEETAKLMQRYANKRLQEEKEMRDLVQQVADGHKNSKAAKVKLQEFKQRIVKEVSEQSGELLRQALEEAQAELSRKFEIICQIRAIESVPLIRHKFVDETETAGHDLLGEMSLAELRERLAMLRDAEQREHQDRRGHILEDKKSREQLLLEQLDTIALHRTALGQAAARRQEEKRARRELQQRVAEDERVVALQRRLDERQQEHQRLKQREKTKAKISEQSATHALKSWNHRKQKLEEQHWADLEQRLERQVQQEAPNTLSQKKNTQGLDINL